One stretch of Oncorhynchus clarkii lewisi isolate Uvic-CL-2024 chromosome 3, UVic_Ocla_1.0, whole genome shotgun sequence DNA includes these proteins:
- the LOC139388384 gene encoding angiogenin-like, which yields MKNLKLLILSLSICLLLGNLGVSGYSNVEPCQRSRCNNCHEKFLYRHVRPNTPLTTDRNAWEKYLRGKNDCSRPTQSFLHPKDRERVDAVCSSSGGKRYQGNLCISQSPFTFLTVRSETGTCGVSSVREETKHLILACEVLENRCVPVHFEGNREGSKPDNNAAGCGSMEKGKGSSFTVSGMWLASSLILMFLSQLLF from the coding sequence ATGAAGAACCTTAaacttctcatcctctctctctccatctgcctgtTGCTGGGCAACCTGGGGGTGAGTGGCTACAGTAATGTTGAACCCTGTCAACGGTCCCGATGCAATAACTGCCATGAAAAGTTCCTATACCGGCATGTGCGTCCAAATACCCCGTTAACGACGGACCGCAACGCGTGGGAGAAGTATCTACGTGGAAAAAACGACTGCTCAAGACCCACGCAGTCCTTCCTCCATCCCAAAGACCGGGAGAGGGTGGACGCGGTCTGCTCCAGCTCTGGGGGAAAGAGGTACCAGGGGAACCTGTGCATCAGCCAAAGCCCGTTCACGTTTCTAACTGTGAGGAGTGAGACTGGGACCTGCGGTGTGTCCAGCGTGCGGGAGGAGACCAAGCATTTGATCCTGGCATGTGAGGTGCTGGAGAACAGGTGTGTGCCGGTCCACTTCGAGGGGAACCGCGAGGGCAGCAAGCCCGACAATAACGCTGCAGGATGTGGCAGCATGGAGAAAGGGAAGGGCTCGAGCTTCACAGTATCAGGAATGTGGCTGGCATCTTCATTGATACTCATGTTTCTCTCACAACTCCTTTTCTGA